One window of Triticum dicoccoides isolate Atlit2015 ecotype Zavitan chromosome 5A, WEW_v2.0, whole genome shotgun sequence genomic DNA carries:
- the LOC119298516 gene encoding hydroxycinnamoyltransferase-like translates to MANDSSRVRVVRRSTVKASVTRPGAVLPVSNLDLLYYPMPLSMVCAYRRPSTGGGFVDVVAAFEAKLPFLLDHFFPLAGRIVANPRSGLPEVHCDNQGAELVVGEVGLALGSLDFGDLDASLVRVGVPVQYAADVALSVQLVSFSCGGFVVSWSTNHGLADGCALCMIVDAWSELARSGTIVAAPNYDRSVFRPRAAPSHGPSVGDLFLPLVSERLVNALTAGGSLLGRTYYVEERDLAMLRAQASADGERGASRVEAVSAYLWKVFAATVGSSDESCRMGWWVNGRRRVTTAPEEAMRNYVGNVTTFAVAEASVDAIQRRPLPEIASMVRKSIRSTATDEHFQELVDWVEEHKGKGNGKAAVKFVETATVGLGSPAMGVTSFASFSVDTDFGFGHAAVAMPTWVDCGRLCSGFVKIMARPGGDGGGGGSWIFGMSVWPKLAAALDSDEQRIFKPLTAECLGLMAAGN, encoded by the coding sequence ATGGCAAACGATTCTTCGCGCGTCCGCGTGGTTCGCAGGAGCACCGTCAAGGCCTCCGTCACGCGGCCCGGCGCCGTGCTTCCCGTCTCCAACCTCGACCTGCTGTATTACCCCATGCCGCTCTCGATGGTCTGCGCCTACCGCAGGCCCTCGACCGGTGGTGGCTTCGTCGACGTCGTCGCCGCCTTCGAGGCCAAGCTGCCGTTCCTGCTCGACCACttcttccccctcgccggccgcatcGTGGCCAACCCGCGCTCAGGGCTCCCGGAGGTGCACTGTGACAACCAGGGCGCGGAGCTCGTCGTCGGTGAGGTCGGCCTGGCGCTGGGCAGCCTGGACTTCGGCGACCTGGACGCGTCCCTGGTGAGGGTCGGCGTCCCTGTCCAGTATGCCGCGGACGTCGCGCTGTCGGTGCAGCTCGTTTCGTTCTCCTGTGGAGGGTTCGTTGTGTCCTGGAGCACGAACCACGGCCTCGCGGACGGGTGCGCCCTGTGCATGATCGTTGACGCGTGGTCTGAGCTCGCGCGGTCCGGGACGATCGTCGCCGCCCCGAACTACGACCGCTCCGTCTTCCGCCCTCGTGCCGCGCCGTCGCACGGCCCTTCGGTGGGCGATCTGTTCTTGCCGCTGGTGAGCGAGCGTCTCGTCAACGCCCTCACGGCCGGGGGCTCCTTGCTCGGCCGCACCTACTACGTCGAGGAGCGGGACCTCGCCATGCTGCGCGCGCAGGCGAGCGCCGACGGGGAGCGCGGCGCGAGCCGCGTCGAGGCGGTGTCTGCGTACCTGTGGAAGGTGTTCGCCGCCACCGTGGGCTCGTCGGACGAGAGTTGCCGCATGGGCTGGTGGGTGAACGGGCGACGGCGTGTCACAACCGCGCCGGAGGAAGCCATGCGCAACTACGTCGGCAACGTCACGACGTTCGCGGTGGCGGAGGCGAGCGTGGACGCGATCCAGCGGCGGCCGCTCCCAGAGATCGCGTCGATGGTGCGCAAGTCCATCAGGTCGACGGCCACCGACGAGCACTTCCAGGAGCTGGTGGACTGGGTGGAGGAGCACAAGGGCAAGGGCAATGGCAAGGCTGCGGTCAAGTTCGTGGAGACGGCGACCGTCGGGCTGGGCAGCCCGGCGATGGGCGTTACGTCGTTCGCGTCCTTCAGCGTCGACACGGACTTCGGATTCGGGCACGCCGCCGTAGCGATGCCTACGTGGGTAGACTGCGGGAGGCTGTGCTCCGGCTTCGTGAAGATCATGGCGCGTCCGGGgggtgacggtggtggtggtggttcctGGATCTTCGGCATGTCCGTTTGGCCGAAGCTCGCCGCAGCGCTCGACTCCGATGAGCAGCGCATCTTCAAGCCTCTCACCGCCGAGTGTCTCGGCCTCATGGCTGCAGGAAATTAG